A single genomic interval of Hydractinia symbiolongicarpus strain clone_291-10 chromosome 8, HSymV2.1, whole genome shotgun sequence harbors:
- the LOC130654258 gene encoding syntaxin-7-like isoform X2 translates to MSRGDFGSGQGYQSGYGVESGGFSSRNGDSEYIRLSNCVSNNIQLLTRKIAAIQQMVNQIGTSQDVPQLFDKLQNEQKESNRLVKETSTYLKQLSQLHTTSPTEVRQRKIQQDKLQENFSNVLHNFQKVQRLAAEKERASVQRARAKSMERGFQNYEHRDTSPMNHDRGPQMQVQAEAELSIDMIREREEALRRLESDIVDVNEIFKDLAIMVHEQGDVIDSIEANVDSAAVHVETANVQLEKAKHYQKASRKKMCCILVILLVVGIILGIVIWQTTK, encoded by the exons atgtcaaGAGGTGATTTTGGATCAGGTCAAGGGTATCAATCTGGATATGGTGTTGAATCAGGAG GGTTCAGCAGTAGAAATGGAGATAGCGAATACATAAGGCTGTCAAATTGTGTCAGCAATAACATCCAACTTCTAACTAGAAAAA TTGCTGCAATTCAACAGATGGTGAATCAGATTGGAACATCTCAAGATGTACCTCAACTTTTTGACAAGCT ACAAAACGAACAAAAAGAATCCAACCGCCTTGTGAAGGAAACGTCAACATATTTGAAGCAGCTAAGTCAGTTGCACACTACCAGTCCAACTGAAGTG CGCCAACGAAAGATTCAACAAGATAAATTGCAAGAAAACTTTTCAAATGTGCTTCATAATTTTCAGAAAGTGCAAAGG CTTGCTGCAGAGAAGGAGAGAGCCAGCGTACAACGTGCAAGAGCAAAGTCAATGGAACGAGGTTTCCAAAAttat GAGCATCGCGACACTAGTCCAATGAACCACGACAG AGGGCCACAAATGCAAGTGCAAGCAGAAGCAGAATTGTCTATAGATATGATCAGGGAGAGAGAAGAAGCCCTTCGCCGACTTGAG TCCGACATTGTCGATGTAAACGAAATATTTAAAGATCTTGCCATAATGGTGCACGAGCAAGGTGACGTAATAG ACAGTATCGAAGCGAATGTCGATAGCGCTGCAGTACATGTCGAAACGGCGAACGTGCAGCTGGAAAAAGCGAAACATTATCAGAAGGCATCTCGAAAAAAGATGTGTTGTATTCTGGTCATTCTATTAGTTGTAGGCATTATTTTAGGTATTGTAATATGGCAGACAACTAAATGA
- the LOC130654258 gene encoding syntaxin-7-like isoform X1, with amino-acid sequence MSRGDFGSGQGYQSGYGVESGGSFVGFSSRNGDSEYIRLSNCVSNNIQLLTRKIAAIQQMVNQIGTSQDVPQLFDKLQNEQKESNRLVKETSTYLKQLSQLHTTSPTEVRQRKIQQDKLQENFSNVLHNFQKVQRLAAEKERASVQRARAKSMERGFQNYEHRDTSPMNHDRGPQMQVQAEAELSIDMIREREEALRRLESDIVDVNEIFKDLAIMVHEQGDVIDSIEANVDSAAVHVETANVQLEKAKHYQKASRKKMCCILVILLVVGIILGIVIWQTTK; translated from the exons atgtcaaGAGGTGATTTTGGATCAGGTCAAGGGTATCAATCTGGATATGGTGTTGAATCAGGAG GTTCTTTTGTAGGGTTCAGCAGTAGAAATGGAGATAGCGAATACATAAGGCTGTCAAATTGTGTCAGCAATAACATCCAACTTCTAACTAGAAAAA TTGCTGCAATTCAACAGATGGTGAATCAGATTGGAACATCTCAAGATGTACCTCAACTTTTTGACAAGCT ACAAAACGAACAAAAAGAATCCAACCGCCTTGTGAAGGAAACGTCAACATATTTGAAGCAGCTAAGTCAGTTGCACACTACCAGTCCAACTGAAGTG CGCCAACGAAAGATTCAACAAGATAAATTGCAAGAAAACTTTTCAAATGTGCTTCATAATTTTCAGAAAGTGCAAAGG CTTGCTGCAGAGAAGGAGAGAGCCAGCGTACAACGTGCAAGAGCAAAGTCAATGGAACGAGGTTTCCAAAAttat GAGCATCGCGACACTAGTCCAATGAACCACGACAG AGGGCCACAAATGCAAGTGCAAGCAGAAGCAGAATTGTCTATAGATATGATCAGGGAGAGAGAAGAAGCCCTTCGCCGACTTGAG TCCGACATTGTCGATGTAAACGAAATATTTAAAGATCTTGCCATAATGGTGCACGAGCAAGGTGACGTAATAG ACAGTATCGAAGCGAATGTCGATAGCGCTGCAGTACATGTCGAAACGGCGAACGTGCAGCTGGAAAAAGCGAAACATTATCAGAAGGCATCTCGAAAAAAGATGTGTTGTATTCTGGTCATTCTATTAGTTGTAGGCATTATTTTAGGTATTGTAATATGGCAGACAACTAAATGA
- the LOC130654259 gene encoding glutamine amidotransferase-like class 1 domain-containing protein 1 — MSNKKPSCLIVCSASPQGVSAQSFIHSFTLTHSAFNVYIVTPEGKPIEFVRIDDNSRRWLNEFKSKPFSVPGKLEDVEPLRYSALLIPSGIGCLYDLAEHRDLAKIINLFIEDKKPICAVGHGIGALCGVKGKDKTSWAFTGYSITGPSLFEVSLLESFSELPIIIEDFVKENDATFSCSKNDCMHVVIDRHIITGQNDMSTLSAVQNLILLCNARQGKSK; from the coding sequence ATGTCAAATAAAAAACCAAGCTGTTTGATAGTTTGCAGTGCATCTCCACAGGGTGTTTCTGCTCAgtcgttcattcattcatttacatTAACACATTCTGCATTTAATGTTTACATTGTGACACCTGAAGGCAAACCAATTGAGTTTGTAAGAATTGATGATAACAGCAGGAGGTGGCTGAATGAGTTTAAATCAAAGCCATTCTCTGTTCCAGGGAAACTTGAAGATGTTGAACCCCTGCGATATTCTGCCCTTTTGATTCCAAGTGGAATTGGTTGTTTGTATGACTTGGCTGAACACAGGGATCTTGCCAAAATTATTAATCTTTTTATAGAAGATAAGAAACCGATTTGTGCAGTTGGGCACGGTATTGGAGCATTGTGTGGTGTCAAAGGAAAGGACAAAACATCCTGGGCTTTTACCGGGTATTCTATAACTGGACCTTCCTTATTTGAAGTTAGCTTACTAGAAAGTTTTAGTGAATTACCAATTATTATTGAAGACTTTGTAAAAGAGAATGATGCAACTTTTAGCTGTAGCAAGAATGATTGCATGCACGTTGTTATAGATCGACATATTATAACTGGACAGAACGACATGTCAACATTGTCTGCtgtgcaaaatttaattttactttGCAATGCAAGACAGGGGAAGTCGAAGTAA
- the LOC130653814 gene encoding WD repeat-containing protein 87-like, which produces MMPTAPNRGLIRKIEPSPPSTQNLFNFLTMCTENIITFWRIVRHHDNYISLAMVDTINLGQKPDQIAIVYDILAVAYKKRIKYFKVAARKQQQGFFISVITHIKDESHTANITQLCGNDNLRIIASASKDSRIKIWDVNCSLLRELVFDNTLSEVGFANNRGDLLVGFQNNLYYVPATEYLPRHYLERLLDNTIAEDSVEFCIPFDPLLKFWYDSQRVETISVLNTNSVKWSSKRIDLPRKLTLDNENSIDSSLCSMTHSVRSSSQEKYDLSKFGRSRSISRLKKLYEKRKVAKLFLASQNQKKIEEKLPPMQMKEEENIQKITWAEDLEISLKEMAGKKYWPCAPDGFIPNSVIRNTVAPEPAPNVVEPWKPRKFVKEEKGFEYVLEDYFEDCQRKWESDEEEDSLNYEDLPDFNFDDMKIKKTKEAEESLHKRKNAAEKYSFFLRSIQKNL; this is translated from the exons ATGATGCCAACAGCTCCTAACCGAGGCTTAATAAGAAAAATTGAACCCAGCCCACCAAGTACGCAAAATTTATTCAATTTTCTGACAATGTGTACTGAGAATATAATCACCTTCTGGAGAATTGTCCGCCACCATGATAATTACATATCTCTTGCTATGGTAGATACCATTAATTTGGGACAAAAGCCAGACCAGATTGCAATTGTCTATGATATTCTCgctgttgcttataaaaaaagaataaaatattttaaagtagcTGCGAGAAAACAGCAACAGGGATTTTTCATCTCAGTTATCACGCATATCAAAGATGAAAGTCATACCGCAAATATAACACAG TTATGTGGAAACGACAATTTGCGCATTATTGCTTCAGCATCTAAAGACAGTCGAATTAAAATATGGGACGTTAATTGCAGCCTACTTCGTGAGTTAGTATTTGATAATACATTATCTGAAGTAGGTTTCGCAAATAATCGTGGTGACTTATTGGTCGGTTTTCAAAACAACCTTTATTACGTTCCAGCAACGGAATACCTACCAAGACATTATCTTGAACGTCTATTAGATAACACAATTGCTGAAGATAGTGTGGAATTTTGCATTCCATTTGATCCACTTTTGAAATTTTGGTATGATAGCCAGCGTGTGGAGACAATATCAGTTTTAAATACCAACTCGGTAAAGTGGTCCAGTAAGAGAATT GATCTTCCGAGAAAATTGACTTTGGATAACGAGAACTCAATAGATTCGTCTCTTTGCTCAATGACTCATTCTGTGCGATCAAGTAGTCAAGAAAAATATGACTTATCGAAATTTGGAAGATCAAGATCAATTAGCAGGCTGAAGAAATTgtatgaaaaaagaaaagttgcaaAGCTATTTTTAGCTAGCCAGAACCAaaagaaaattgaagaaaagCTACCACCAATGCAGatgaaagaagaagaaaacattcaaaaa ATAACGTGGGCTGAAGATCTTGAAATCTCCTTAAAGGAAATGGCAGGTAAAAAGTACTGGCCCTGTGCTCCGGACGGTTTCATACCAAATTCAGTCATTCGCAACACTGTTGCACCGGAACCAGCACCAAATGTAGTGGAGCCATGGAAGCCAAGAAAGTTTGTAAAAGAAGAGAAGGGTTTTGAATATGTTCTTGAGGATT ATTTCGAAGATTGCCAACGTAAATGGGAATCAGACGAGGAAGAAGACTCCCTTAATTACGAGGACCTGCcagattttaattttgatgacatgaaaataaaaaaaacaaaggaagCTGAAGAATCACTGCATAAAAGAAAGAATGCTGCCGAAAAGTATAGCTTTTTTTTAAGATCAattcaaaaaaacctttaa